The Pimelobacter simplex genomic sequence GAGTCGTCGAGCCACGCCTGGTCAGATGACGTTGGCTCCTGTCGCTCCGTAACCGCCACCACTGCACGGACGACCGACCGGACTGCCGCTGCCTCGTGTTCGTCGAACAGAAGCGCCCCGATGTCCTCCTTGGGGTCGCGTACGTCCCAGAAGGTGTCGTCCACGAGCCAATGAACCGCTTCGGTCAGTGTGGGCCACTCCGCCGACGGGTTCGGACCGGCCAAGATGTCGAGCGCGTTGAGCACGTCCTCGCGACGGTCCGGCCACTCGACTCCCATGCCGAGATGGTGTCACCTACGTCGTCGTACGGCCTCGCTTTCCGCCTCTGACCTGCAGAGCCACGCCAGATCAGTAGTACCACGGGTACGGCGACCAGTCCGGCTCCCGCTTCTCCAGGAACTGGTCGCGCCCCTCCTGCGCCTCATCAGTCATGTACGCCAGCCGCGTCGTCTCCCCCGCGAACAGCTGCTGCCCCACCAGCCCGTCGTCCAGCAGGTTGAACGAGTACTTCAGCATCCGCTGCGCCGTCGGGCTCTTGCCGTTGATCAGCCGCCCCCACTCCAGCGCGGTCGCCTCGAGCTCGGCGTGCGGGACGGCGCGGTTGGCGGCGCCCATCCGGACGGCGTCGTCGGCGGAGTACTCCTGGCCGAGGAAGAAGATCTCGCGGGCGAACTTCTGGCCCACCTGCCGCGCCAGGTACGCCGACCCGTAGCCGCCGTCGAACGAGCCCACGTCGGCGTCGGTCTGCTTGAACCGGGCGTGCTCGGTGGAGGCGAGGGCGAGGTCGCAGGTGACGAACAGGCTGTGCCCGCCGCCGGCCGCCCAGCCGGGGACGACGCAGATGACGACCTTCGGCATGAACCGGATCAGGCGCTGGCACTCGAGGATGTGCAGGCGGGCGAGGCGGGCCTTGTCGATGGCGCTCGGCTCCTCGGCGCCGGTGTCAGCGGCCCCGGCCGACACGTCCTCGTACTGGTAGCCGGCGCGGCCGCGGATGCGCTGGTCGCCGCCGGTGCAGAAGGCCCACTTGCCGTTCTTGGCGCTCGGGCCGTTGCCGGTGAGCAGGACGCAGCCGACGTCGGCGGACTGGCGCGCGTGCTCCAGGGTGCGGAGCAGCTCGTCGACGGTGTGCGGCCGGAAGGCGTTGAGGACGTCGGGGCGGTCGAAGGCGATCCGGACGGTGCCGTGCGCCTTGGCGCGGTGGTACGTCAGGTCGGTCAGGTCCTCGAACCCGGGGACGACGTCCCACTGGCTCGCGTCGAACGTCTCGCTCACGCCCTCGATCGCACTCATGGGCGCTCACGCTAGTCCGTGGGCGGCTCAGCCGAGCTGGCGGCG encodes the following:
- a CDS encoding 1,4-dihydroxy-2-naphthoyl-CoA synthase; the encoded protein is MSAIEGVSETFDASQWDVVPGFEDLTDLTYHRAKAHGTVRIAFDRPDVLNAFRPHTVDELLRTLEHARQSADVGCVLLTGNGPSAKNGKWAFCTGGDQRIRGRAGYQYEDVSAGAADTGAEEPSAIDKARLARLHILECQRLIRFMPKVVICVVPGWAAGGGHSLFVTCDLALASTEHARFKQTDADVGSFDGGYGSAYLARQVGQKFAREIFFLGQEYSADDAVRMGAANRAVPHAELEATALEWGRLINGKSPTAQRMLKYSFNLLDDGLVGQQLFAGETTRLAYMTDEAQEGRDQFLEKREPDWSPYPWYY